The Virgibacillus phasianinus genome includes a window with the following:
- a CDS encoding ABC transporter ATP-binding protein, whose protein sequence is MTAEKLLEVSNLKRHFKIGRKGVVKAVDGLNFDIYKGETFGLVGESGCGKSTTGRTIIRLYEATDGTVKFRGENVHGKKSTADMKKFNRKMQMIFQDPSSSLNPRMTVMDIIAEGIDVHNLAKDAKERRQRVEELLVTVGLNKEHATRFPHEFSGGQRQRIGIARALAVKPEFIIADEPISALDVSIQAQVVNLLKKLQREYGLTYLFIAHDLSMVKYLSDRIGVMYFGNMVELADSDELYRNPLHPYTKSLLSAIPLPDPEYERNRKRIEYDPTVHNTDEEPEFREVAPRHWVRCTPTEFEQYKKELQTN, encoded by the coding sequence ATGACAGCTGAAAAACTATTAGAAGTTAGTAACTTAAAGCGTCATTTTAAAATTGGCAGAAAAGGTGTCGTCAAAGCTGTTGACGGTCTAAACTTTGATATATATAAAGGTGAAACATTTGGATTAGTTGGTGAGTCGGGCTGTGGTAAATCAACAACTGGCAGAACCATTATCCGTTTATATGAAGCAACTGATGGAACAGTTAAATTTAGAGGCGAAAATGTACATGGAAAGAAATCGACAGCCGATATGAAGAAATTCAATCGTAAAATGCAGATGATTTTTCAGGATCCATCATCGTCACTTAATCCAAGAATGACTGTTATGGATATTATTGCAGAGGGAATTGATGTTCATAACCTGGCTAAAGATGCAAAAGAACGCAGGCAACGTGTTGAGGAATTGCTTGTGACTGTTGGTCTAAACAAAGAACACGCAACTCGTTTCCCGCATGAATTTAGTGGCGGCCAGCGTCAGCGGATTGGAATTGCACGTGCATTAGCTGTTAAACCGGAATTTATTATAGCGGATGAGCCTATATCAGCACTTGACGTGTCAATCCAGGCTCAAGTAGTAAACCTGTTGAAGAAATTGCAACGGGAGTACGGGTTAACCTATCTATTTATCGCACATGATTTATCAATGGTGAAATATCTGAGTGACCGCATTGGTGTAATGTATTTCGGAAATATGGTAGAGCTTGCGGACAGTGACGAATTGTACAGAAACCCATTACATCCTTATACGAAATCATTATTGTCTGCAATTCCGTTACCCGACCCGGAATATGAGCGCAACCGTAAACGAATTGAGTATGATCCAACGGTACACAACACGGATGAAGAACCGGAATTCAGGGAAGTTGCACCAAGACACTGGGTGCGTTGTACACCAACCGAATTCGAGCAGTATAAAAAAGAACTGCAAACAAACTAA
- a CDS encoding 3D domain-containing protein yields MKKLVAIIATGIIIAGAGMTSVSAEEYQVEKGDSLWDIANEYNTTVDDLVEINALKSTVIHPKQKLFINETYKVEKGDTLIGIGDEFDVAVDDIKSWNNLDSDIIVIGQELKINGVNIDQQQDNQPAKAEKASASEETQKAEPKTETTKKAEPKTESDDSNSAEKAENDSPDGKTISVSATAYTADCPGCSGVTSTGIDLNANPDAKVIAVDPNVIPLGSEVYVEGYGRAVAGDVGSGINGNEIDVHVGSKSEANTWGVKTVNVTILD; encoded by the coding sequence ATGAAGAAGTTAGTAGCGATTATTGCTACAGGTATCATTATTGCTGGCGCAGGAATGACAAGTGTATCCGCTGAGGAGTATCAAGTAGAAAAAGGGGACAGCCTCTGGGATATAGCAAATGAATACAATACTACAGTCGATGATCTAGTTGAAATAAATGCATTAAAATCTACAGTAATTCACCCAAAACAAAAATTGTTTATTAATGAAACATATAAGGTTGAAAAAGGTGATACATTAATCGGAATAGGAGATGAATTTGATGTTGCAGTTGATGACATCAAGTCATGGAATAATCTTGATTCCGATATTATAGTTATTGGTCAAGAGCTTAAAATTAATGGTGTAAACATAGATCAACAGCAAGACAATCAGCCAGCTAAAGCAGAAAAAGCAAGTGCATCTGAAGAAACACAAAAAGCAGAGCCAAAAACAGAAACAACTAAAAAAGCAGAGCCGAAAACTGAATCTGATGATTCAAATAGTGCGGAAAAAGCAGAAAATGACAGCCCAGACGGCAAAACAATTTCAGTATCTGCTACTGCTTATACAGCAGACTGCCCTGGATGTTCAGGGGTTACGTCAACAGGAATTGACTTAAATGCTAATCCAGATGCAAAAGTCATTGCAGTGGATCCAAATGTAATTCCATTAGGATCTGAAGTTTATGTGGAAGGCTATGGCCGCGCTGTAGCTGGAGACGTCGGCAGTGGAATTAATGGTAATGAAATTGATGTCCATGTTGGTTCAAAAAGTGAAGCAAATACATGGGGTGTAAAAACAGTAAACGTAACAATATTAGATTAA
- a CDS encoding glycine C-acetyltransferase: MTSKALDSFLNENIADLKEKGLYNDIEPVQGPNGPVIKIDGKELINLSSNNYLGLATDERLKKVAKEAVESHGVGAGAVRTINGTLDVHVELEKKLAEFKDTEAAIAYQSGFNCNMAAISAVMDKNDAILSDELNHASIIDGCRLSKAKIIRVNHSDMDDLRKKAKEAVESGNYNKVMVITDGVFSMDGDVALLPEIVDIAEEFDLITYVDDAHGSGVMGKGAGTVKHFGLQDRIDFQMGTLSKAIGVVGGYVAGKDNLIDWLKVRSRPFLFSTAVTPADAVASTKAIELLMESTDLNEKLWENSEYLKEGLKKLGFDIGNSETPITPCVIGDELATQKFSKKLYEEGVYAKSIVFPTVPKGTGRVRNMPSAAHTKEMLDEALAIYEKVGKELGIIS; the protein is encoded by the coding sequence ATGACTAGTAAGGCATTGGATTCATTTTTAAACGAAAATATTGCTGATTTGAAAGAGAAAGGTCTTTACAACGATATCGAACCAGTACAGGGACCGAATGGACCGGTTATAAAAATAGATGGAAAAGAGTTAATAAATTTATCTTCCAATAACTACCTGGGACTAGCAACTGATGAACGTTTAAAAAAGGTTGCAAAAGAAGCAGTTGAATCACATGGCGTTGGTGCTGGAGCGGTACGTACAATTAATGGTACATTGGATGTCCATGTAGAGCTTGAGAAAAAACTTGCTGAATTCAAAGATACAGAAGCAGCAATTGCGTACCAATCAGGATTTAATTGTAATATGGCGGCTATTTCAGCTGTAATGGATAAAAATGATGCGATTCTTTCAGATGAGCTAAACCATGCATCTATTATCGATGGATGCCGTTTATCAAAAGCGAAGATTATCCGGGTAAATCACTCTGACATGGATGATTTGCGGAAGAAAGCAAAAGAAGCCGTTGAATCCGGAAATTACAACAAAGTTATGGTTATCACTGATGGCGTATTTTCAATGGATGGGGACGTTGCGTTACTGCCGGAAATTGTAGACATTGCAGAGGAATTCGATTTGATTACCTATGTAGATGATGCCCATGGATCTGGTGTAATGGGTAAAGGCGCCGGAACTGTTAAACATTTTGGCCTGCAGGATCGAATTGATTTTCAAATGGGTACATTATCGAAGGCAATTGGTGTTGTTGGCGGTTATGTTGCAGGAAAAGATAATCTGATCGACTGGCTTAAAGTTCGTTCCCGTCCATTTTTATTCTCAACAGCTGTTACTCCGGCAGATGCGGTTGCAAGTACAAAAGCTATTGAATTGCTTATGGAAAGCACGGACTTAAATGAGAAGCTTTGGGAAAATAGTGAGTACTTAAAAGAGGGATTAAAGAAACTTGGATTTGATATAGGGAATAGTGAAACACCAATTACACCATGTGTAATCGGAGATGAGTTAGCTACCCAGAAGTTTAGTAAAAAGTTGTACGAAGAAGGCGTTTATGCAAAATCCATCGTATTTCCAACTGTGCCAAAAGGTACTGGACGTGTTCGTAATATGCCTAGTGCAGCACATACCAAGGAAATGCTTGATGAAGCATTGGCCATCTATGAAAAGGTTGGAAAAGAACTGGGCATCATTTCGTAA
- a CDS encoding L-threonine 3-dehydrogenase gives MKKILVTGALGQIGSELVTKLRETYGKDNVIGTDIKKREDHNDADGPFEIVDVTDYDRLFEVSKEYEVDTIMHLAALLSAKAEAIPKKAWDLNMGGLVNALEVARELDLQFFTPSSIGAFGPNTPKDDTPQDTIQRPTTMYGVNKVAGELLCDYYFARFGVDTRGVRFPGLISYVTPPGGGTTDYSVEIYYEAVKNKAYISYIGEGTFMDMMYMPDALNAIIQLMEADGSKLVHRNAFNISAISAEPEDFAKAIQKYIPEFKLDYDVDPVRQEIAESWPNRIDSSAATEEWGFKAEYDLDKMTKDMLAQVEAKFQK, from the coding sequence ATGAAGAAGATTTTGGTAACAGGGGCTTTAGGGCAAATTGGCTCTGAGCTTGTCACGAAATTGCGTGAAACATATGGAAAAGATAATGTAATTGGCACGGATATTAAAAAAAGGGAAGATCATAATGATGCAGATGGACCTTTTGAAATTGTGGATGTAACTGATTATGACCGATTATTTGAAGTATCCAAAGAATATGAAGTAGATACAATCATGCATTTAGCAGCATTACTTTCTGCCAAAGCAGAAGCAATACCTAAGAAAGCATGGGACTTAAATATGGGTGGACTAGTGAACGCGTTAGAGGTTGCCCGCGAACTTGATTTGCAGTTTTTTACACCAAGTTCCATCGGGGCATTTGGTCCTAACACACCAAAAGATGATACCCCGCAGGATACAATTCAGCGCCCGACAACAATGTATGGCGTGAATAAGGTAGCTGGAGAATTGCTATGTGATTACTACTTTGCCCGTTTTGGCGTAGATACGCGCGGTGTTCGCTTTCCTGGACTAATATCCTATGTTACACCGCCGGGCGGAGGAACAACAGATTATTCAGTTGAAATTTATTACGAGGCAGTAAAAAATAAAGCATATATATCCTATATTGGTGAAGGTACATTCATGGATATGATGTACATGCCAGATGCTCTAAATGCAATTATTCAATTAATGGAGGCAGATGGAAGCAAGCTTGTGCATCGTAATGCATTTAATATCTCAGCAATATCAGCAGAACCGGAAGATTTTGCAAAAGCAATTCAAAAGTATATTCCGGAGTTTAAGCTTGATTATGATGTAGATCCCGTCCGTCAAGAGATCGCTGAAAGCTGGCCAAACCGAATTGACAGTTCTGCAGCTACTGAAGAATGGGGCTTTAAGGCAGAATATGACCTGGATAAAATGACCAAAGACATGCTTGCACAGGTAGAAGCAAAGTTTCAAAAGTGA
- a CDS encoding ABC-F family ATP-binding cassette domain-containing protein produces MINVSNVSLRFGDKKLFEDVNLKFTPGNCYGLIGANGAGKSTFLKVLSGEVEPQSGNVSLSSGERMAVLKQDHFAYEDKEVLDTVLIGHERLYKVKQEKDAIYMKPDFSEVDGMRAAELEGEFAEMNGWEAESDAAVLLKGLGIDDKFHTNKMADLTGDQKVKVLLAQALFGNPDILLLDEPTNGLDIQAIQWLEDFLINFENTVIVVSHDRHFLNKVCTHIADVDYGKIQIYIGNYDFWYESSQLALQMAQEENKKKEEKIKELQAFVARFSANASKSKQATSRKKLLDNITLEDIKPSSRRYPYVGFTPGREIGNDLLRVEGITKTIGDKKVLDNVNFTVNKDDKIAFVGRDDIAKTTLFKIIMGEMEPDAGTYKWGVTTSQSYFPKDNAEYFEDNHLPLVDWLRQYSPEDQTETFLRGFLGRMLFSGEEALKKANVLSGGEKVRCMLAKMMLSNANVLVLDEPTNHLDLESITALNNGLIKFKGSILFTSHDHQFVQSVSNRLIELTPKGIVDKEMTYDEYVQDKELQKDIAAMYAS; encoded by the coding sequence ATGATAAATGTTTCAAATGTAAGCTTACGTTTTGGTGATAAAAAGTTATTTGAGGATGTAAATTTGAAATTCACACCAGGTAACTGTTACGGATTAATTGGTGCAAATGGCGCGGGGAAATCAACCTTTTTAAAAGTACTTTCCGGTGAGGTTGAACCACAAAGCGGCAATGTATCACTTTCTTCTGGTGAAAGAATGGCAGTTTTAAAACAGGATCATTTTGCCTATGAGGACAAAGAAGTGTTGGATACAGTTCTGATCGGCCATGAAAGATTGTATAAGGTGAAACAGGAAAAGGACGCCATATACATGAAGCCGGATTTTTCTGAAGTTGATGGCATGCGTGCCGCTGAACTAGAAGGTGAATTTGCTGAAATGAATGGTTGGGAAGCAGAATCTGATGCAGCTGTTTTACTAAAGGGGCTTGGCATTGATGATAAGTTCCATACCAATAAAATGGCTGATCTGACTGGTGATCAAAAGGTGAAAGTTCTACTTGCTCAAGCATTGTTTGGTAATCCTGATATTCTTTTGCTGGATGAGCCAACAAACGGCCTTGATATCCAAGCTATTCAGTGGCTGGAAGACTTTCTGATTAACTTTGAAAATACTGTAATTGTTGTCTCGCATGACCGGCACTTCCTTAATAAGGTATGTACCCATATTGCGGATGTCGATTATGGTAAAATCCAAATTTATATTGGAAACTATGACTTCTGGTACGAGTCCAGCCAGCTTGCTTTACAAATGGCCCAAGAAGAAAATAAGAAAAAAGAAGAAAAGATTAAGGAACTGCAAGCCTTCGTGGCGCGATTCAGTGCGAACGCATCGAAATCCAAGCAGGCAACATCCCGTAAGAAGCTGCTTGATAATATCACACTTGAGGATATAAAACCTTCATCCCGTCGCTACCCATACGTTGGCTTTACTCCTGGCCGCGAAATTGGCAATGACTTATTACGTGTTGAGGGTATAACCAAAACAATTGGTGATAAAAAAGTATTGGACAATGTGAATTTTACCGTGAATAAAGATGATAAAATTGCATTCGTTGGCCGCGATGATATCGCAAAAACAACATTGTTTAAAATTATTATGGGTGAAATGGAACCAGATGCCGGAACCTATAAATGGGGTGTAACGACATCTCAATCCTATTTTCCAAAGGATAATGCGGAATACTTTGAGGATAATCATCTCCCATTAGTCGACTGGTTACGACAATACTCGCCCGAAGATCAGACGGAAACATTCCTGCGCGGATTCTTGGGTAGAATGTTGTTTTCTGGTGAAGAAGCACTAAAAAAAGCAAATGTGCTTTCAGGTGGAGAAAAGGTTCGTTGTATGCTGGCAAAAATGATGCTTAGTAATGCCAATGTGTTAGTATTGGATGAACCAACAAACCATTTGGATTTGGAATCAATCACCGCCCTTAATAACGGCTTGATTAAGTTCAAGGGTTCTATTTTATTCACCTCACATGACCATCAGTTTGTTCAGAGTGTATCGAACCGCTTAATCGAACTGACGCCTAAAGGAATTGTGGATAAAGAAATGACATATGATGAATATGTACAGGATAAGGAATTGCAGAAAGATATCGCAGCAATGTATGCAAGTTAA
- a CDS encoding helix-turn-helix transcriptional regulator, with protein sequence MERGSNYRLLKIKEILFTDTDDFNEVGIDELSEKLRGITGDPMTVDYRTIKRDLEILDELDFEIVRNKGKFGKIYYSHQARLFETYQLRLMVDAILSARFITTNEKKKLINKMKQLTSKHIGKTLPEPIMFGLTKNMDYELVKLNIDCVHRAISEGKALTYKYGKYNVEKEFEFHRDGDRYYVEPYALIWQNDFYYLIGYFAGTQEIRHYRLDRIREIEISEQTFVKNNDFHLQEYINQSFHMFAGEEIWIKVQFHADLVNVVLDRFGKEADIKKIDGDHFVLTTKAKLSSGLINWILTWGNQAKVLSPDYLVDQVKEKIKQMQEVYAEQ encoded by the coding sequence ATGGAACGAGGAAGTAATTATCGGTTGTTAAAGATTAAGGAGATACTATTTACTGATACAGATGATTTTAATGAGGTTGGTATTGATGAACTTAGTGAAAAACTGCGTGGCATAACAGGTGACCCAATGACGGTCGATTATCGGACCATTAAACGTGATTTAGAAATATTGGACGAGCTTGATTTTGAAATTGTAAGGAACAAGGGGAAGTTTGGCAAGATTTATTATAGCCACCAGGCAAGACTTTTTGAAACCTACCAATTACGGCTGATGGTTGATGCTATTCTGTCGGCTCGCTTTATTACTACAAATGAAAAGAAAAAGCTAATTAATAAAATGAAACAGCTGACAAGTAAACATATTGGAAAAACATTACCTGAACCAATTATGTTCGGGTTGACTAAGAACATGGACTATGAATTAGTGAAGCTAAACATTGATTGCGTTCACCGTGCAATTTCTGAAGGAAAGGCTTTAACTTATAAATATGGCAAATACAATGTTGAAAAAGAATTTGAGTTCCACCGGGATGGAGACAGGTATTATGTGGAACCATATGCATTGATTTGGCAAAATGATTTTTATTATTTGATTGGTTACTTTGCGGGAACACAGGAAATCCGCCATTATCGACTGGACCGGATACGTGAAATTGAAATAAGTGAACAGACCTTTGTGAAAAATAACGACTTCCATCTTCAGGAGTACATAAACCAGAGCTTTCACATGTTTGCCGGAGAAGAAATTTGGATAAAAGTACAATTTCATGCCGACCTGGTCAATGTTGTTTTGGATCGCTTTGGTAAAGAAGCTGATATCAAAAAAATTGATGGTGACCACTTTGTACTTACCACAAAAGCAAAGTTATCAAGTGGGCTAATTAATTGGATCTTAACCTGGGGGAACCAGGCAAAAGTACTATCCCCGGATTATTTGGTTGATCAGGTTAAAGAAAAAATTAAACAAATGCAGGAGGTATACGCGGAGCAATAA
- a CDS encoding YpmS family protein, with translation MKRTDKQIQKRSYWKKLFYILLTINIVIVLGIFLLIFWPVSSSTTSPGDKVDEQKSSQFIVRTTKQNLNDLVNAYLDKLLDNSSQHYSIEFKDDVHLLGELPVFSTTIPLSVHFEPFVQENGDVILKQKSISVGLLELPNQKIMEYMKKYLPMPEWVTVNPKKEEIYVAVTNMDIRSNFRVSIEHFDLEANNLAFKIHVPYETLGIKPNNY, from the coding sequence ATGAAAAGAACAGATAAACAGATACAGAAAAGGTCATATTGGAAAAAGCTTTTTTATATCTTGCTCACAATTAATATTGTTATTGTATTAGGTATTTTTCTTTTAATATTTTGGCCTGTCTCAAGTTCAACCACATCGCCTGGGGACAAGGTTGATGAACAGAAAAGCTCGCAGTTTATTGTCCGGACAACGAAGCAGAATTTAAATGACCTTGTTAATGCCTATCTCGATAAATTGCTTGATAACTCAAGTCAACATTATAGTATCGAATTCAAAGATGATGTTCATTTGTTGGGAGAACTTCCGGTATTTTCAACAACTATTCCTTTATCCGTTCACTTTGAACCATTTGTACAGGAAAATGGCGATGTTATTTTGAAACAGAAGTCTATTTCAGTTGGCTTGTTGGAGCTGCCAAATCAAAAAATCATGGAGTATATGAAAAAGTACTTACCAATGCCTGAGTGGGTTACTGTCAATCCAAAAAAGGAAGAAATCTATGTTGCCGTTACCAATATGGATATCCGCAGTAATTTCAGAGTGAGCATTGAACATTTCGACCTGGAAGCTAACAATCTAGCCTTTAAAATCCATGTACCATACGAGACATTAGGAATAAAACCGAATAACTATTAA
- a CDS encoding SGNH/GDSL hydrolase family protein, protein MKRKTALISIGITLIGLVIILVITNINSPIDKAIDKAEIENKKEKPSPEKDKKDPVEEKEEKTADNVAGKVKDLVTGAVRETIDFFSNKEARVVAIGDSLTQGVGDETGNGGYVGMLEDALNSTDETVVKFENYGKRGRRSDQLLKYLEDPKVATSISEADVVLITIGANDIMQVLKENITNITFEDFQRERVDYEDRLSKIFEKIYSLNPHTDVYLLGFYNPFGRYFPKIKELGIIVRNWNETGKKVTEKYDNATYIPTIDLFDDRDVDLFWQDNFHPNYRGYHRIAKRVLEYLHDNEESA, encoded by the coding sequence TTGAAGAGAAAAACAGCTCTTATTTCAATAGGAATAACGTTGATAGGGTTAGTCATCATCTTGGTTATAACAAACATCAACTCCCCCATTGATAAAGCAATAGATAAGGCGGAAATTGAAAATAAAAAAGAAAAGCCCAGTCCAGAAAAAGACAAAAAGGACCCAGTTGAAGAAAAAGAAGAAAAAACAGCGGATAATGTAGCCGGAAAAGTGAAAGACTTGGTAACGGGCGCTGTTCGGGAGACAATTGACTTTTTCTCAAATAAGGAAGCACGTGTTGTTGCGATTGGTGATTCCTTAACGCAAGGTGTCGGTGATGAAACCGGTAATGGTGGATATGTGGGCATGCTGGAGGACGCCTTAAATTCAACCGATGAAACTGTTGTAAAGTTTGAGAATTATGGTAAGCGAGGCCGTCGCTCCGATCAGCTTTTAAAATATTTAGAAGACCCAAAGGTGGCTACCTCTATTTCAGAGGCTGATGTTGTATTGATTACAATTGGAGCAAACGATATTATGCAGGTGCTCAAGGAAAATATCACAAATATAACTTTTGAAGACTTTCAAAGGGAACGCGTTGATTACGAAGATCGTCTAAGTAAAATCTTTGAAAAAATTTATTCCTTAAATCCGCATACAGACGTTTATTTATTAGGGTTCTATAATCCGTTTGGCAGGTATTTCCCAAAAATAAAAGAACTTGGAATAATAGTTCGAAACTGGAATGAAACGGGCAAAAAGGTCACGGAAAAATATGATAATGCCACTTATATCCCAACTATCGATCTATTTGATGACCGGGATGTAGACCTATTCTGGCAGGATAATTTCCATCCGAACTATCGTGGCTACCACCGTATTGCAAAACGGGTATTAGAATATTTACATGATAATGAAGAAAGCGCCTAG
- the rarD gene encoding EamA family transporter RarD, with protein MEQSDEKIGIIYTASSYLLWGFLPIYWKLIQEVPAGEILAHRIIWSFLFMVAVVLLSRKWRAFMHECKVIIKDKRKLIGISLASITISLNWLTYIWAVNSGHVIQASLGYYINPLVSILLGIIVLNESLTRRQLLSFILAGAAVIYLTFSYGVFPWVALSLAFSFGLYGLLKKMVDISVMFGLAIETMIVTPLALIYVPVFTDNTFVHNDMLSGTNLLLIGAGIATAIPLLLFASGAKKIPLSMVGFLQYIAPTIMLILGVFLYHETFSLSHLVSFSLIWVALIIYMGSSYRRPSKRKRLIQDVQMNQK; from the coding sequence ATGGAACAAAGTGATGAGAAAATCGGAATAATTTATACAGCCAGTTCATATTTGTTATGGGGATTCCTGCCAATATACTGGAAACTTATCCAGGAGGTACCAGCAGGAGAAATCCTGGCACATCGGATTATTTGGTCATTTTTGTTTATGGTCGCGGTTGTTCTCCTGTCAAGGAAGTGGCGTGCCTTCATGCACGAGTGCAAAGTAATTATCAAGGATAAACGAAAACTTATCGGCATTTCACTTGCATCCATTACGATAAGTTTGAATTGGCTGACCTACATTTGGGCTGTAAACAGCGGCCACGTCATTCAGGCAAGTCTCGGGTATTATATTAACCCGCTAGTCAGTATTTTATTAGGTATTATTGTGTTAAATGAATCGTTAACCAGACGACAATTGCTTTCCTTTATTTTAGCGGGCGCCGCTGTAATCTATTTAACTTTCAGCTATGGCGTGTTCCCGTGGGTTGCCCTCTCACTTGCGTTCAGTTTCGGACTCTATGGCCTGTTGAAAAAAATGGTCGATATCAGCGTCATGTTCGGTTTAGCTATTGAAACAATGATTGTGACACCATTAGCACTTATTTATGTACCTGTTTTCACGGACAACACCTTTGTTCATAACGACATGTTATCCGGTACCAATTTACTATTAATTGGGGCTGGCATCGCAACCGCAATTCCTTTATTATTATTTGCTAGCGGCGCCAAAAAGATCCCATTATCGATGGTAGGGTTTTTACAATATATTGCACCAACCATCATGCTGATTTTAGGTGTATTCCTGTACCATGAGACTTTCTCACTTTCACACCTTGTGTCCTTTTCATTAATTTGGGTTGCCCTGATAATCTACATGGGCTCCTCCTACCGCAGGCCGTCTAAGCGAAAACGATTGATTCAAGACGTACAAATGAATCAGAAATAA
- the megL gene encoding methionine gamma-lyase, with protein sequence MSTSKRFETTVIHEGYDAKDMLGSLSTPLFQTSTFTFDSAEQGEKRFAGEEDGYIYSRLGNPTVRVLEERIAKLEQGERGLAFASGMAAVSAVLIALTKANDHIICSSGLYGCTFGLLTMMKEKYNISHDFSSMDSAETIKELIRPETTCIYVETPINPTMKLIDLQMVAAVAKEYDIPVVVDNTFSSPYLQRPLELGCDVVLHSATKYIGGHGDVVAGLVVGKKEFLDSVAMTTQKDIGGIISPFDAWLLLRGLKTLPVRLDRHSDNAEEIFLKLKAHPKIAHVYYPSDENHPDYPIYEKQMKRGGGVIAFTVDGTKEDAQALLNKLSFLKIAVSLGDAETLIEHPATMTHSVIPEAERIQMGITDQLIRISIGLEAAEDIWSDLEQALNQL encoded by the coding sequence ATGAGTACATCAAAACGTTTTGAGACGACTGTCATTCATGAGGGATACGATGCTAAAGATATGTTAGGCAGCTTGTCCACACCATTATTTCAAACTTCCACTTTCACCTTTGACTCAGCGGAACAAGGAGAAAAAAGATTCGCTGGAGAAGAGGACGGCTATATTTATTCAAGGCTGGGAAATCCAACAGTCAGGGTATTGGAAGAACGAATAGCAAAACTTGAACAAGGGGAACGCGGGCTTGCATTCGCTTCAGGCATGGCTGCAGTTTCAGCGGTTTTAATCGCACTCACAAAGGCAAATGATCATATTATCTGTTCATCTGGCTTATACGGATGCACATTTGGACTGCTAACAATGATGAAGGAAAAATATAATATTTCACATGACTTTTCAAGCATGGACTCAGCAGAAACGATCAAGGAATTAATTCGTCCGGAAACCACCTGCATTTATGTTGAAACACCAATCAATCCGACGATGAAGTTAATCGATTTGCAAATGGTGGCAGCTGTTGCTAAGGAATATGATATTCCAGTTGTGGTGGATAACACATTCTCCTCACCATACTTGCAGCGTCCGCTTGAACTTGGCTGTGATGTAGTTCTTCATAGTGCAACGAAATATATTGGCGGACATGGTGATGTAGTAGCTGGGTTGGTTGTCGGGAAGAAGGAATTTTTGGACTCGGTTGCTATGACAACACAAAAGGATATCGGCGGCATCATTTCACCGTTTGATGCATGGTTATTACTTCGTGGTTTAAAAACATTGCCAGTTCGGCTGGATCGCCATTCAGACAATGCCGAGGAAATTTTCCTGAAACTGAAAGCTCACCCAAAGATTGCGCACGTTTACTATCCAAGCGATGAAAATCATCCAGACTACCCAATTTATGAAAAACAAATGAAGCGGGGCGGGGGCGTTATAGCCTTTACAGTTGACGGAACAAAGGAAGATGCGCAAGCACTGTTAAATAAGCTGTCCTTTTTAAAAATCGCGGTAAGCCTGGGTGATGCGGAAACATTAATTGAGCATCCAGCAACCATGACACATTCGGTTATTCCAGAAGCTGAACGGATCCAAATGGGGATTACGGATCAATTGATTCGTATTTCAATTGGTCTGGAAGCTGCAGAAGACATTTGGTCGGATTTAGAACAGGCACTTAACCAGCTTTGA